One segment of Brassica napus cultivar Da-Ae chromosome C3, Da-Ae, whole genome shotgun sequence DNA contains the following:
- the LOC106385863 gene encoding uncharacterized protein LOC106385863, with protein sequence MLCVFRRKLSFLFSRLRWVIKKRVRARVIVRRLRRARRTESLETEVSSIHLRSNSRRHIRVATFNVAMFSLAPVVQNMEETTLLDHVDDNNIISPSPKGILKQSPLHSSAIKKPRVCINLPDNEISLAQSYSFLSVGEGEEDDNEGKENRGSNSMRSPVCLPSCWWDQESFNGYNSRRSIAELLGDLDADILALQDVKAEEEKRMEPLSDLASAIGMKYVFAESWAPEYGNAILSKWPIKKWRVQRIADADDFRNVLKVTIEVPWAGEVNVYCTQLDHLDENWRMKQIDAITRGDESPHILLGGLNSLDGSDYSTERWNHIVKYYEDTGKPTPRVEVMRYLKGKGYSDSKESAGECEPVVIIAKGQNVQGTCKYGTRVDYILASPESPYEFVPGSYSVVSSKGTSDHHIVKVDLVITKFRPSGSFKHSRKKAKQKIIRMKANLMS encoded by the exons ATGTTGTGTGTGTTTAGAAGAAAGCTTAGTTTCCTTTTCTCAAGACTTAGATGGGTCATCAAGAAACGGGTGAGGGCTAGAGTTATTGTCAGGAGGTTAAGGAGAGCTCGAAGAACAGAGAGCCTTGAAACAGAAGTGTCTTCGATCCATCTGAGATCAAACTCCAGAAGACATATCCGTGTTGCAACGTTCAACGTGGCAATGTTCTCACTTGCACCCGTCGTGCAAAACATGGAGGAAACAACTTTGCTTGATCATGTAGATGACAACAACATTATAAGCCCATCTCCAAAAGGGATTCTGAAGCAGTCTCCGTTACATTCTTCTGCAATCAAGAAACCAAGGGTTTGTATTAACCTCCCAGACAACGAGATATCCTTAGCACAGAGCTACAGCTTTCTAAGCGTGGGGGAGGGAGAGGAAGATGATAACGAGGGGAAGGAAAACAGAGGAAGTAACTCGATGAGATCACCTGTGTGTCTTCCTTCTTGTTGGTGGGATCAAGAAAGCTTTAACGGATACAACAGTAGAAGAAGCATAGCTGAGTTGCTAGGAGATTTGGATGCAGACATATTGGCTTTGCAAGATGTAAAAGCAGAGGAAGAGAAGCGTATGGAGCCATTATCGGATTTGGCTTCTGCTATAGGTATGAAGTATGTGTTTGCTGAAAGCTGGGCGCCTGAGTATGGCAATGCTATACTGTCCAAATGGCCCATCAAGAAATGGAGAGTCCAAAGAATAGCTGATGCAGATGATTTCAG GAATGTGTTGAAGGTGACTATAGAGGTCCCATGGGCTGGAGAAGTAAACGTGTATTGTACTCAACTTGACCATCTAGatgagaactggaggatgaagCAGATCGATGCAATTACTCGAGGAGACGAATCTCCACACATCTTGTTGGGAGGCTTGAATTCTCTTGATGGCTCTGATTATTCCACAGAAAGATGGAACCACATTGTAAAG TATTATGAGGATACTGGAAAGCCAACGCCTAGAGTTGAAGTGATGAGATATCTTAAGGGAAAAGGATACTCggattcaaaagaatcggctgGAGAATGCGAGCCTGTAGTCATTATTGCGAAAGGCCAAA ATGTACAAGGAACATGCAAGTATGGGACACGAGTCGACTACATTCTGGCGTCTCCAGAGTCACCTTACGAGTTTGTTCCAGGCTCGTATTCAGTGGTTTCTTCCAAAGGTACTTCTGATCACCATATAGTCAAAGTCGACTTAGTTATAACCAAATTCCGGCCTAGTGGTAGCTTCAAGCATTCTCGCAAGAAAGCAAAGCAGAAGATCATCCGGATGAAAGCTAATTTGATGTCGTAA
- the LOC106389379 gene encoding protein ABCI12, chloroplastic-like, translating to MSRACLVQSDIEPLMNLSNLPTPHPSLPVNLIPKLPIRHLTAPIIGRSFAIPKLLLHGTPAAKRVRATVDGDGGKTGNWVNRLPIPGLGAENVFRLISSATGSPIGQFISSPVTFLHSVDPRIKLVWLLTLVVLPARANIVVRLGLVVCTALLSISVLPRQVWMDQLARVSLLSGILFITLGLGSDGAPPMLQSRTPPSSLTGLPDLPMSLTGYSYMLLKLGPLQFTRKGLSVGSTAACLTFIIFQSASICLATTTPEQLALAMRWFLFPLTYIGVPVGEIILTLLLSLRFINLVFDEVRSVALGIVSRRVDWKQLTVLETLDIFASFIRRIFKNIFRHAEQISQAMIVRGFRGESSSHKIYFFSGSSNKFADFASVLGLIGVISTALLSEYFFV from the exons ATGTCCAGGGCATGTCTGGTTCAATCCGACATCGAACCACTCATGAATCTCTCCAATCTTCCAACTCCACACCCCTCGCTCCCCGTAAACCTAATCCCCAAACTTCCAATTCGTCATCTAACAGCTCCAATCATCGGCCGAAGCTTCGCAATCCCTAAGCTTCTGCTTCATGGGACTCCGGCCGCGAAAAGGGTTAGAGCCACAGTCGACGGAGACGGAGGAAAAACCGGAAATTGGGTGAACCGGTTACCGATTCCGGGACTCGGAGCCGAGAATGTGTTCAGATTGATTTCGAGCGCGACGGGAAGTCCAATCGGTCAGTTCATATCGTCCCCTGTGACGTTCTTGCACTCGGTGGATCCTAGAATCAAACTG GTATGGCTATTAACTCTAGTAGTTCTTCCAGCAAGAGCAAATATCGTTGTGCGTTTGGGACTTGTTGTATGTACAGCTCTTTTGTCAATCTCTGTTCTCCCAAGACAAGTTTGGATG GATCAATTGGCGAGAGTTTCACTCCTTTCGGGCATCCTCTTCATAACCTTGGGTCTAGGCTCAGATGGTGCACCCCCAATGCTCCAATCAAGAACCCCACCATCTTCACTCACAGGCTTGCCTGATCTTCCCATGTCTTTGACCGGTTATTCATACATGTTGCTCAAGCTCGGACCTTTACAGTTCACTAGGAAAGGCTTATCTGTTGGAAGCACAGCTGCATGCTTAACCTTCATC ATCTTCCAAAGTGCTAGCATCTGCCTTGCAACCACAACACCGGAGCAACTTGCGCTAGCTATGCGTTGGTTCTTGTTCCCGTTGACATATATAGGTGTCCCTGTTGGTGAAATCATCCTCACGCTTCTGCTTTCACTTAGATTCATTAATTTGGTTTTTGATGAG GTCCGAAGTGTTGCGCTTGGAATTGTATCTCGAAGAGTAGACTGGAAGCAGCTTACTGTTCTTGAGACACTTGATA TTTTTGCTTCTTTCATACGCCGGATCTTCAAGAATATATTCCGCCATGCCGAGCAAATATCTCAG GCTATGATTGTTAGAGGCTTTAGAGGAGAGAGCAGTAGCCACAAGATCTACTTCTTCTCAGGCTCATCAAATAAGTTTGCAGATTTTGCGTCAGTTTTGGGTTTAATAGGTGTAATCTCAACCGCACTCTTGTCCGAATACttctttgtataa
- the LOC106385865 gene encoding CSC1-like protein At3g21620 — protein MATLSDIGVAAVINILTAFAFFIAFAILRLQPVNDRVYFPKWYLKGLRSSPIKTGGLASKFVNLDFRSYIKFLNWMPQALRMPEPELIDHAGLDSVVYLRIYLLGLKIFFPIACLAFTVMVPVNWTNTTLDKLQNLTFSDIDKLSISNIPNGSSRFWVHLCMAYVISFWTCFVLKREYKIIGSMRLQFLASDQRRPDQFTVLVRNIPPDPDESVSELVEHFFKVNHPDYYLTYQAVYNANKLSELVQKRKKCQNWLDYYQNKHSRNPSKRPMIKVGFLGCWGEEVDAIDRYTEKIEGLTRKISEEKEKVTSSTKSLVPAAFVSFKRRWGAVVCAQTQQSRNPTEWLTEWAPEPRDIYWDNLALPYVHLTIRRLVIAVAFFFLTFFFMIPIAFVQTLANIEGIEKAVPFLKPLIEMKAIKSFIQGFLPGIALKIFLIVLPSILMFMSKFEGFISKSSLERRCASRYYMFQFINVFLCSIIAGTALQQLNSFLNQSATEIPKTIGVSIPMKATFFITYIMVDGWAGVAGEILRLKPLVIYHLKNFFLVKTEKDREEAMDPGTIGFNTGEPQIQLYFILGLVYAAVSPILLPFILVFFALAYVVYRHQIINVYNQEYESAGAFWPDVHRRIVIALIVSQLLLMGLLSTKHASRSTPLLFILPVLTIGFHRFCKGRYEPVFVRYPLQDAMVKDTLERTKEPNLNLKTFLQNAYVHPVFKAADNVKDEMVVEEPRADQTPDLVATKRSSKRHTSGSSFETF, from the exons ATGGCTACACTAAGCGATATTGGAGTTGCAGCAGTCATCAACATTCTAACTGCATTCGCTTTCTTCATCGCCTTTGCTATCCTTAGGCTTCAACCTGTTAATGACAGAGTTTATTTCCCTAAATGGTATCTCAAGGGTTTAAGGAGTAGCCCCATTAAAACAGGTGGCTTGGCCAGCAAGTTTGTCAATTTGGATTTTCGATCTTACATCAAATTCTTGAACTGGATGCCACAAGCACTGAGAATGCCAGAGCCTGAGCTCATCGACCACGCAGGATTGGATTCTGTCGTCTATCTGAGGATTTACTTACTAGG GTTGAAGATCTTTTTCCCAATAGCATGTCTTGCTTTCACGGTAATGGTGCCTGTTAACTGGACCAACACGACGTTGGATAAGTTACAGAACCTAACTTTCAGTGACATTGATAAACTCTCTATATCAAATATACCAAATGGATCATCTAG GTTTTGGGTGCATTTGTGTATGGCTTATGTGATTAGTTTCTGGACATGCTTTGTCTTAAAACGAGAGTACAAGATTATTGGTTCCATGAGGCTACAGTTTCTTGCTTCTGATCAAAGGAGACCTGACCAGTTTACA GTCCTGGTGAGGAACATTCCTCCAGATCCTGATGAATCAGTTAGTGAGCTTGTTGAGCATTTCTTTAAAGTCAATCATCCAGACTACTACCTCACTTACCAG GCTGTGTACAACGCAAACAAGCTGTCTGAATTGGTTCAGAAGAGGAAGAAATGTCAGAACTGGCTTGATTACTACCAAAACAAACACTCTAGGAATCCATCTAAAAGGCCAATGATCAAG GTGGGTTTTCTTGGCTGTTGGGGTGAAGAAGTTGATGCAATCGATCGCTACACCGAAAAAATCGAGGGCCTAACAAGAAAA ATAAgtgaagagaaggagaaggtaACAAGCAGCACAAAGTCACTCGTCCCTGCAGCTTTTGTATCTTTCAAAAGGCGTTGGGGAGCAGTAGTTTGCGCTCAAACTCAACAGTCAAGAAACCCAACAGAGTGGCTTACAGAGTGGGCTCCAGAGCCAAGAGACATCTACTGGGACAATCTTGCATTACCCTATGTCCACCTTACTATCAGAAGACTAGTGATAGCCGTcgctttcttcttcctcactttcttcttcatgaTCCCAATAGCATTCGTGCAGACACTAGCCAACATTGAAGGCATTGAGAAGGCTGTACCGTTCTTGAAACCTCTCATCGAAAT GAAAGCTATTAAGTCGTTTATCCAAGGCTTCCTCCCCGGTATAGCATTGAAAATCTTCCTCATTGTCCTCCCTAGCATACTGATGTTCATGTCGAAATTCGAAGGATTCATAAGTAAATCTTCACTAGAGAGAAGATGTGCGAGCAGGTACTACATGTTCCAGTTCATAAACGTTTTCCTCTGCAGCATTATCGCCGGTACTGCACTTCAACAGCTTAACAGCTTCTTGAACCAGTCTGCAACCGAGATCCCTAAGACTATCGGTGTGTCGATACCGATGAAAGCCACTTTCTTTATAACTTACATAATGGTGGACGGATGGGCTGGTGTTGCTGGAGAAATACTCAGGTTGAAGCCGTTGGTGATATATCATCTCAAGAACTTCTTTCTTGTGAAAACTGAGAAAGATAGAGAAGAAGCAATGGATCCTGGAACTATAGGGTTTAATACTGGTGAACCACAGATACAACTCTACTTCATTCTTGGTCTTGTTTACGCAGCTGTTAGCCCTATCCTTCTACCTTTTATCCTCGTATTCTTTGCCCTAGCTTATGTTGTTTACCGTCATCAG ATTATAAATGTGTATAACCAAGAGTATGAGAGTGCTGGAGCGTTCTGGCCTGATGTTCATAGACGTATAGTGATTGCTTTGATCGTGTCTCAGCTTCTTTTAATGGGATTACTTAGCACCAAACATGCATCTCGTTCGACTCCATTGCTTTTCATACTTCCTGTGTTAACCATAGGGTTCCACAGATTCTGCAAAGGACGCTATGAGCCAGTCTTTGTCAGATACCCATTACAG GATGCAATGGTTAAAGATACCTTGGAACGCACGAAAGAACCGAATTTAAACTTGAAAACGTTTCTTCAAAACGCGTATGTGCATCCAGTGTTTAAGGCGGCGGATAATGTAAAGGATGAGATGGTTGTGGAGGAGCCGAGGGCTGATCAGACGCCGGATTTAGTGGCTACTAAACGTAGCTCAAAGAGACATACTAGTGGCTCATCTTTTGAAACCTTTTGA
- the LOC106385864 gene encoding uncharacterized membrane protein YuiD, with protein MDEVMTVADAGGGNRALYGSSHPSQNLLPHNLPIFSAFLALALAQFLKVFTNWYKEKRWDSKRMLSSGGMPSSHSATVTALALSVGLEEGAGAPAFAIALVLAFVVMFDASGVRLHAGRQAELLNQIVCEFPPEHPLSTVKPLRELLGHTPIQVVAGAILGCVVAYLMRSTS; from the exons ATGGACGAGGTGATGACAGTGGCGGACGCCGGCGGCGGTAATAGGGCGTTGTACGGATCCTCTCACCCGTCGCAGAATCTGCTCCCTCACAACCTTCCAATCTTCTCGGCGTTTCTCGCATTGGCTCTTGCTCAGTTCCTCAAAGTTTTCACTAATTG GTACAAAGAAAAGAGATGGGACTCTAAACGTATGCTCAGTTCTGGTGGTATGCCTTCCTCTCACTCCGCTACTGTCACTGCCTTGGCTCTTTCCGTTGGCCTTGAAGAAGGTGCTGGAGCACCCGCTTTTGCCATCGCTCTTGTCTTGGCTTTCGTT GTAATGTTTGATGCCTCTGGGGTCAGGCTTCATGCTGGTCGTCAAGCTGAG cTGCTTAATCAAATTGTTTGTGAATTCCCTCCGGAGCATCCATTATCTACAGTTAAACCCTTACGTGAACTGCTCGGCCACACTCCTATCCAG GTTGTGGCAGGCGCCATCTTAGGATGCGTGGTAGCGTATCTGATGAGGAGTACAAGCTAG
- the LOC106384407 gene encoding senescence/dehydration-associated protein At4g35985, chloroplastic-like has protein sequence MSSSIQQNPSPQNMKEEVLLKIPGCIVHLVNASEPLELASGEFKLVKVSANDYVTLAMLVRVGLDLQWPVVKEEPMVKVNAREYLFTLPDKDGDSLGYKVTFSGEEGDILKNIEVLEELMREDSCFSYLSKTKNEIDWKEFSPNAEEYKSAVAKAIAEGSGHIIKGIFSCSNSFSKKV, from the coding sequence ATGTCCtcatcaattcaacaaaacccATCTCCCCAAAACATGAAAGAAGAAGTCTTGTTGAAGATTCCTGGTTGCATAGTCCATCTCGTTAATGCATCCGAACCGTTAGAGCTCGCCTCCGGGGAGTTCAAGCTTGTAAAAGTTTCTGCAAACGATTACGTGACCCTAGCAATGCTTGTCAGAGTCGGACTTGACCTTCAATGGCCGGTGGTTAAGGAAGAGCCGATGGTTAAAGTCAACGCTCGTGAGTACCTCTTCACGCTTCCAGACAAAGACGGTGATTCACTTGGATACAAAGTGACTTTCTCTGGCGAAGAGGGAGACATTTTAAAGAATATTGAGGTTCTTGAAGAATTGATGAGGGAGGATTCTTGCTTTTCATATTTGAGTAAGACTAAAAATGAAATTGATTGGAAAGAGTTTTCGCCGAATGCGGAAGAATACAAAAGCGCTGTGGCCAAGGCCATCGCTGAAGGATCAGGTCATATCATCAAAGGAATATTCAGTTGTAGCAATTCTTTCTCTAAGAAGGTGTAA